DNA from Centroberyx gerrardi isolate f3 chromosome 20, fCenGer3.hap1.cur.20231027, whole genome shotgun sequence:
GGCATACACTCACAAGTGGAGATGCAACACACACGAAGTCTATTCATTCTTTGTGCTCGGGCTCACTTTTGTCATCTCTGCCATCGCTGTAATTTTGTCCCATCGGCCCTTGTCTTCCATTTCACACTCCATCTGCCTTGCCATATTCGTTGcccctttattttatttgtctgtcACCCCTCTGGCCCTCTCTGACCTGTCTCTATATTCCATTATCGCTGGCTTATGCAGCCCCTCCAAGCCCCTCTCTTCACTCCCCTCCCAATCCATGCTTtgcactcactcattcattcccTCTCTATACTTCACAGGTTTAACAGAATGCATCTAGGTCACACATAAATCTTGTGTAACTTGTACCATCTGGGTGAAAAGCTTAGACAGATAGAATGAACGgctgacagatagatagacaaacagacagacaggcaggcaggcaggcacacacacacacacacacacaccccactcaTCGCAGCATACAAAAAAGGGCGCAATGTCTGCCAATGTTGTAACCATGGGAATACAATGTAAACAGCAGCCACTGTCATAACTGGTTTGACTGTGCCTGTGTTTACCTAATGTAAATCATTATTTGTGTATTCTTCTTCTACTATCCAAATGGCGGTTTACAGAGATATCAGGCTTCAGCCCAGAGCATGCTGGTTAAGGAGGATGATGAGAGGTCATGAACACAACAGGCAGGAACTAGACAGGCCAAATAAAATCAGGTGCGGCTCAGGCAGGAAACAGAGCAGAGCGCAAAGCTGATTGTTATTTCACAAGGGGATCAATGGCTCCGCAGGTCTATTGAGTTCCTTTTCGAAGTAGATGGGGCAGTAGGTGTTTGAGTTTGGTGTAAATGTGTGGCACAGATGTTCATTGCAGTATTTCCACTGACAGGCTGCGTGCGTATCTGGCGGAGCGCATCTTGAGTTCGTGGTAGCACTGTACAAAACTGTGGTAGATGAAGGTGATGGGCAGCGCCAGGAGGACGATgccactcaccacacacacgccGCCCAGCACCCGCCCCCCAATAGTCACAGGGTACACGTCCCCGTAGCCCACCGTCGTCATGGAGATGATGACCCACCAGGCGGCGGCCGGGATGCTGGCGTAGTCGTGGTTACGCATGCCCAAGTCCAAGCCATGCTCCAGCAGCTGGGCCAGAGCGCTGTATATCGCCATGGCGACGCAGACAAACACCAGCAGCATGACCATCTCCCGGTAGCAGCGTCGGAGCGTCAGCCCCAGTGTCTGCAGGCCCAGGAAGTGTCTGGCCAGCTTCATCAACCAGAACACGCGCATCACCCTCAGCACTCGCAGAGTCACTCCGGCAACCCCCAGCCCGGCGCCCGGCATCCCTGCCCCGGCCATTGCCATGGTGACATAGTAGGGGGTGATGGCGACCACGTCGATGATGTTCAGCGGCCGGCGGAGGAATTCCCACTTGTCCCTGGCCACGAGGAAACGCACCAGGCACTCTGCTGTAAACCAGCCGATACACACTGCCTCCACTATCCTACAGagtgcagagaggaggagagatggtgagagTTTAATAGGCTGTAAACAGGAAATGGGGTGGGAGCTGCAGAGAAGATATGGACGATATGAGACAGGGCAACAGTGAATGTGAGGAAAAAGGAGGCAAAGTGAAGGTGAAATCAATTCTGTGGGATAAGGAAGACATCTGATGTAATCGTGGGGTGGATGTGGAAGAGTAAACAGcgacaggagcaggaggagagataTGCTGAACAGCCGGAAGAATAGAAAATTGCTGTGGAACCgaacagagggagggatttAAAACTTTGCAAGAGTGAATGTGACACAAGCAAGTGCATGATTAGCCCATTGATTAGCACAGCCAAGGCAATAAAGGCAATCAAGCTGAATTAGAGTGAGGTGGTGCTTGTAttcgacagagagagagccaaatACCACAGAGCCTCAGGACAGCTACATCAACACCATTAGACCTAACCAAATTATAGAGCAACTGGGAGAATTACATCACATATTGGAATAAAGCTACTAACAGACCAAGTAAATTGGAATCCTTTTGATCCCGAGTATAAACTACACATTAGGTGATTACCTAACCACTGTGGCAGATCCAAAACTCGGAAACTATGTCAAGCCTTAGTGAGCATAACCTAGCCATATATAGAGAAGGCCACAGGCAAACCTAGCTTCCCAGTGAGGACAGGCTAGGGCCAATGTGCTCATGAAATCACGTGGAAACAGAAGTGCATTCTTTCACCTTGTATCCAAAATGTCATTAACTGAGAGTGATTTTATTGTGAATCAcaatttctagaaaattccaaAAATAATTGTCCAAAAGTTGAGCTATTTGAGGAGATGCCTACTGGGTGAACTGGGGAGAGACAGTAGGTGGGGAGACTTGGTTGATGCCTGGTTAGTGGCCTAATTCCTTTTGTGTTTACCTAATTTCTAATCCTTATGTACAGCTTCCCTTCCAGCTCATTACCCAATGGACTATTATGAATTGTCACTTATTGTTATGTCACATTGTTTGTCTTTCTTGTGTGCTGTGCAATATAAACTAACCACGCCAATAAAgacattcaaattcaatttgacaccgagagagagagagagagagagagagagagagggagggagagagggagagggtggtggtggtggtgggggggggtgtcagtAGGAAAATAGAGCAAAGAAGGGCTTTCTGTGTAAGATAATAATCAATTTACTGCATACTTGTCTTTGTGGATAATATTGATTTGTTATTGATCTAACTGGATGAGTGTCTGGTTGACTTGTGAAGTGAGGAAAGATTAAAATATCTGCCGTCCGCAGCTCGCTGTGCGCATCCACTTCAGGGGCGTCAATTCACTTAACACTCTGGACAAAGTCCTTTATCTGATTGCTACCAAAACTTCCAAAGCCGTTTATCGAGTAAAGATTTTGGGGACAAGTGGAGCAGTTACTAATGACAGACAATATATTTGGGACTGTTTTAAATAGGCCTATGGCTTCCAAATaatttgctctccattataatgacaaAAATCATATTTGGACTCACTAAGGCTGAGGTATGGCACGTGCCCATACCCTGCCATATCCGATCAACTATGAGATTCGATGGTGCTTAATGATTTTGATTTGTGCCCTGAACGCAGGTCATCGTATAAAATCCTCAATTGGACATAATGAGGAGATGTGATCATGAGAGAAACTGACCTGTGAAAGGATTTAGCCTGTTGCGTTCATGACATGATACACTAGTGACTACAGACAAACCTTTACGCACCAGACTATGGAGGACTCAGCAGCTGCTGCTAGGAATTCCGCCACCCTAACCTGATGTGACGAGACTCCTCACCCCAGTAGCACCTGTGAACGACCCCCTCCGGTTCGGCGCCCCTTGACTTTCACTTACCTGTGCTCCTCCACAGTGTTCCTCTTGGCTGTATCCCAGTCCGGCAGGGTGCTGGTACACAGCATTATCATAGACACGATCACAAAGATTACAGACACTGAGGCCAAAAGCTGCGCCGCGACAGATGAGTTGGGCTCCTCGAAGGTCTTGCGCATCCTCTCAAGCCATCTACCGCGACCCGTGACCACCGTGTCAAGCCCTGGGTCGGCCGGGCTCTGGGACTCATCCCCCGAGTCGCCGAGCTCCTCCTCGGAGAGACTGTCCAGTCCGATCTCGGACATGCGGTCGTCCAGGCGCTTCTGGCAGCAGGAGTCCAGATGTGCGCTCTCCAGCCCCCAGTACAGCATCTCCGTGTAGAAGGAGAGCTCGCACACTCCGGGGACGAAGCGGAGTTTACCGGAGCGCACGTACAGCATGATGAACACGAAAGCCTGCGCGTGGCGGTCGAAGAAGAACTCGTTCCGGTCCCGGTCGTAGTCGTCGCACAGTTCAAGGACCTCTTTCTCCGTTGCGCAGGCATGCAGGCGGCTGACGCGCCGGAGAGGGAAATCCCGGATCACCTCACGGGTGAAGGCGTACCGGGTCCCCCCTACGTTGAGCACACAGATGCTCTTACCGAACTTCATCTTGTCTCCCTGTAACCTAACTAAAACTCCTTTCCAGACTCCGTTGCCCTTCCATAACAGGAGTTTGGACACTTGGGGGCCACAGACTCCTCTGTCCCCGGGGTGTGGTTTGTTCTGGGTGGATGTGGCCCGGTGCTGCGCTCCGTGGCTGGGTGGAAACTACTGCTGtccctcactctcctcctctccctctgtacAGAGGAGACTCTCCACCCCAATCAGGGAGAGCCAATcccatcagtgatgtcacacacacactctctctctctctctctctctctctctctctcgcacacacacacacacacacacacacacacacacacacacacagaaagagaactatgcagacagaaagcagaggGAGCGGAATTTTACGCACATCTAATGATCTCCAAAGTGAATGGtcatccttctttctctctctctctctctctctctctctctctctctctctctctctcgcacacacacacacacgcacacacacacacacacacacacataagtaaaAATCATTAGGCTATAATATTACTTTAGGCATTTATAACGCGTCTGGAGTAGGCTACCCAATAGTGACTTTAGTGACCTGTTGTACTAACTCGTATAtagagttttttttaagttttttttttcatctttagtCGTGTTcctataatcctataataattaTGTGGGGACTTATACTGTTTCTGTGATACCGTGAGTTTATAGTCGTCTTATCGTTCTTTATGGTacgctatttttttttatttttttttttatctccatgGTGTCACTGTActattgctataatattcctatagggacttgtagcTATATAGCTGATTGATGTGTCAAGGGTTTTTCTGATATATTTATGTATCCTACTAAAATCtactataggattactatagttgtttttggtaaggacacacacacacactcacacacactcacagttttTATATCAAAGATTGTAGGTGATAAGACTTCCCAAGTATGGGGACGCGCGCGcgtccatgtatgtgtgtgcgtgtgtgtgtgtgtgtgtgtgtgtgtgtgtttgcgcgtgcGCGGTCCCCCTCCCACCGTCACCAGTCAGTGGTTTTTCGGGTTGATCCGACTTCTTTTGGCTGGTGTGAGTTCACTGtattgtataggctactgtgaaTCCTAGGAGGAGGGGGGTTACGTTGCCAAAAATCTCCCAATTGGTTATAGATCCGAGTCTCGACGACCACAAAATATCGCACCGTTTACGTTTTAAGTAATACAGTTTTATcgtttttattaatttattctaTTTCTCTTAGTTTATGGTTTGCGTTTTAACACTCCGGGAGGGCAGAAATGGCGGCCAACATGTACCGGGTCGGAGGTATGTATGTCAGTGTGGATCTTTTTATCAAGTAGAAACACGTCAAGTTTGGCTTTCTGTAGGGATTATGCAGCGATATCTTTGTTCATGTACAGTTAATGGTGACATTCCTTGGCGTTGAACTAACGGGGATGCAGTAAGTTTGAGTAGAAAAGTGAGAATTTCTAAATATTTGGGATTCAAAATGGGTCAGGCCTCGCGTCTATCGTGGCCACAGCAGCTAGCCGCCAGCTTGCTAAATGGCTAGCTCACATTGTAAACATTTTTCCATTGTCGGCACCTTTGTTTTCGGATAATTGCTTCAGGCGCACAGAGGCATTGATACGCAATGGGACTATTTGACTAGACATGTGCATTAAAGGTTGCTAATATGTTGCCACGGGGAGTCTGTGAGACTGCCTTTGTATTTGCCTCTTCTGGCATGCAGCCATTAGTACGAGTCCTtatttagctaacgttagcaccAGCAGTGGGTTCACTGATTACCATTATTGCAGCCCTAGCGTTTGGTTTACAGTATTTAAACATTGTATCGAATAATTCGGCCAGCATTAGATGCCGTGTTTTGGCGCAGTATTCAGCTACATTGAGCACAAGTGCAATTAATTAGCAATTTGGCTtcacttgctagctagctggttagcAGTCCACTGGAATTCAACATCAAATTATTGTCTCGTTTCATGGCGTCGTTGCGTCGAGCTGGATTAAACCTTACACCCTCTCTTCACACATACTCGGGTTGCAAATCTCTAGGTGGCCTGTGAAATAACCCAAAAAGGACAGAAGCCACACATGTAACGTAAACATAAACAATCTCCAGCATCTTTGCCCAGATGACATTATTGGCAACAGTTTATCACGGGTGTATCAGTTTATTCGTTACAATGTATCGGCATGTTGTTGTCAAACTGGTCACATCTACTGCGGTGCTActcctgctgccttcaagtgctttTTGTAAACTCCCACTCCTTAGGTCGGAAGTAAATAAGACTTGTCGATGCAttcaagtgtatttttttttaaagtctgaattaataacaaaatggatCAATAAACGAAATTATTTTTTGGTGGCTGCTGTTTATTTTAGAAAGCAAGTGGCaaagagctactttgtgctgcagtgtcAAAATAAAGAGGAATATATGCCTGTCAGGGGTGTAATTCATATATTAGTtaatgtattaaaataaaaaatagaagaCAACTACAGATTAAACAGATAATGAAAACAGACAGCAATGCTAATAGAATGttaaacaataacataataactGAATACATAATCTTTACCATCCGTTGTTGACATGGCTTCCATGCTCTGCACCCCctaaatgtcacatcttggcaaCTGAGGAAACACAGAAAATTCCCACATTCCCAGTGATATTTACCCCTTTAATTGGTTGTCCATGTGTGCCATCCTCAAATTCGACAGCATTTAAAGGCCCCAGACTGAAGCTGATTTTAGCTTGAAAGTTTTTGCTTAGGAGGAGAGTTGAATCAGGCTGGATTTCTGCCACTGTGGCTTGTGGTAACcatgtttatgttgttttggAAAGTGGGGAATGGAGACTCAGCTTTTATAACTTTGCTGCATCCTTATCAATCTGTTTATCTTACAACACACATAAAAGTAATGACATTATACAAATGTGAGGTCAATAAAGTCACTGTCCCACAGGCCGTGAAAACCTAGCGCTGCACATAATGGATTGGTTACGTCCTGTCTCTTGACTTGGTTCACTCTGTTTGTCTTATCCCTGGTGGTGATGGTTATAATTAGCCATTTTATTAGTTATGTGCAAAAAACAAGACGTTTTTTGAACCTCTATTTACACAGGAAATGTTTGTTGATTTtatgcttcacattcacacaatcacacaccacagtcttctactgtgtcttccactgagcagctcctctGTAGCAGCAGGGcatgaagtgccttgctcaaggatacaTCCAATGGTAATAACTGAGGGGGGCGATTGCACTGCTCAACCACTTCCCCCTCCTTGAATGAATCGGAGTGAAGATTAATCtctaatatatttttattacttttatattttttctacTTGACCTCGCAGGCCCTGCAGCCTAACAGTGGTCTGGTACAGTgatgtgatctgtgtgtgtgtgtgttctgttgcaGATTACGTGTTCTTTGAGAATTCCTCCAGTAACCCTTACCTGATCCGCCGGATAGAGGAACTCAACAAGGTactgagacgtgtgtgtgtgtgtgtgtgtgtgtgtgtgtgtgtgtgtatgtcattaGGGGCCGGTCCCTCTTGTATTTGccaatgttattattattctgcttCTTCCTACGAGGAAATCGCCAAACTTCCTCAACTGGCATTGTGGGCTAATagtcctgatggtggcgctacagcaacCATCTAAAGTTTAAAACTTTGAAAATTCATAACAAATCAGGCGTACGTGCTACGGCTTTGCAACTTTCACCAAAATGTAGGCCCAACTGAGCAGAAATGTTCACATGCTTCGAGCTGCCAGGAATTATGAACTCcatcactctgtttttctcaaaaactgtaaaactaattaaaccTATCTTCTCCCACATTTTTTCTTCAATTGACACCAAACTTGCTACACAACATCTTCAGACTGTCCTCCACAAACGATCcagccagatttttgaattatcaaaaattgagcccacagtccatcaaaatgttttactgtaaacgGTACTGTAAACAGCTACTGCAAATTCTCGCTAAATAAAGCTACAAtgttcatgaaaataaatgacaaaatgttgcTGTCATGTTAGATGAAGTATATAAAATTTCATACttgtatctcaaaaactgaatttttaaTTCTATCCTCATGTATACtattgcagtcaatggaaatagagcatctttaaacatcagtttttggCTTATGGAGCATTCAATCTTTGTAAGAAATAACttacagacatctctatgttgtctaCATGAAGTATGcaaattctcagaattttgtcttgataactgaatttttgacactagtttgaaatctgcctGTACATGCATGGACAGTTGCTATCGGGCACCCTGGTGGTTGCCTAAGTCCTAGTGTGAAGCCACCTCTGATTTTCCCACTTCTCAGGTAGCTCAACATGATCACGACTTGCCATTGGTGGCAAAGGTTGTGAGTTCGAGACCCGGGTAATGCAGAATGAACATGCTTATACCTATTCAGGCATTGTGCTGTGTGAATTAGAGACACATGATTTCAAGGTTTAATGATATTTTTCGTCCGGACCGTTCTGCTGATGGACCCTCCTGTATTTCTcatttgtcttcctcctcttcctatttttcaacttcctcctcctcttcctccttcttcttcttcttcttcttcctcctcaaaaTGCCTGGCCCCGACTCACTGCTGCGCAGCAgctattatttatatttgtgcTGTGTGTCATTTGTGCCTGAGGGTGAATAGCTTGGATGCCTGTCTGTTTGGAGGTCCTGGGACCCCCTCTCCTGcaacagtgttttgtgtttaaaagTGTTTGTAATATGATGCAAAGAGACAGATGTTACTTGTCTCCCAACTGTCGTTGATATGGCAACCTGCCTGTGAGCGAGGCCACACCTGTGGGAGTATGTGTAGGCGGTGGGGGGGCTTCCAAGTCTTTTCAAATGGCTTATAGTGCACATTTCAGGAGCTCAGATAGGTTTGGGCATTGGGGCTGTACATTGTCATTGTTATAATTGCCATAAACTGTGAGTGTGCACTGGGATCTCAGGATAGGGTGAATGCACACAGTAAGATTGTAATTGGATTTAGCCCCAGTTACGCTGTTCCACACAAATTGTAAAAATCGGAATCTCCCTGATTTCGTAAAATTTGGCCTGGATTGCAATGCTAGTCTCACTTGGTTGCATCATTGTCATACAGTGCATCCTCCCTCGCCTATGGCCTGCGTAGAAACAATGAAGCAGCAGAAGTTGGCTGCAGTATTCCCACCATCTTACCCCCACACCCATTCCTTCTCCATCAGTCATGGCATTTAATATTGGCCAAGTCAATAAGCCTGTCTGCCTAATtatacagtcagtcagtcaatcaattagTCATCTGATCAAAAGGGTTGTTGCTGGCCTGGTCAGCCTGTCATAGCAGCATAGCTTGATGAGCATCACAAAGGAGCCAGGTCTCTTGGGAAATTAGAGTTGGTGCAGGGAGGTGTTACCACTTTTTTCAGTCCTCCtgtatctctgtttctctctgtgtttcagaccGCCAGTGGGAACGTGGAGGCCAAGGTGGTGTGCTtctacaggaggagagacatcTCCCATAGCCTCATCCAGCTCGCAGACAAACATGCAAGTCAGTAGTAACCCCTGTCACACAGGCAGCGTTTTCTTTAAATAATGTGAAACTTTTTGTGTAGGCGTTGCACGTGAATGAGATGAGGAGTCAGAGTTCTCTGATAGTTTGATGTGTTAAGACCTAGCACCATTTCATTTAAAACTTGTATATCAACATATGTGAGGACAACAACAGCCACCTGCTGCCACCACCTAGCCCTTCTGATGCCATTGCATCACTAAGACGTATCTTTCATGCATACAGCcggaaaattaaaaaatcatTTGACCCATCGATGATAGAAATCCATGTTGATACATTTTTATAATCAATTTAGTCAATTATGTCTACTAATCGTTGCACCCTAGATCAAACACTCACAACTGAGTGTGTTGAACCGAGTGAAAAAATCCAGCCTTCTTATGATAGCATGTACAAATGCAAAAATCGCAGATAATTAGTAAACTAAACTCCTTGGAGCAGGAAGGGAACAGTCATGAACAACTGAACAAACCACACCTGCTACCTTTGTCAGAAAAGTTAATCCTTCAGTTGTTTGTATTGTGTTCATGTTTGAATGGGCCAGTATCTGAGTGTGTTTCCCAAACTGAGTCACCCTTCTGTTGTGGTGAGGCTGTGGGTCATTTATGCAGGATTTCCTATCTGGGAAATTGGGCTAGTGTTACTAGTGGCTAGTGAAAACAACTAGCCAACTAGTGTAATAATAGAAAGATGCCAATGACAGATGGTTTTTATGTATCCCCAAAACTTGAATTGACAAATATTTGCCTATATATAATGATGTTCAACAGTGTTATAGAATGTGTGTCTGCAAAATGTGCTGCTGCCTGGCAATATGTGCTGAATCAGCTGCAGCCCACCTGCTTTTCCATTATGTCTGGATGAgcactgtgtttttaaaatgtaatttctacCCCTGAGCATAATAGTTTGAGCATCTTTCACGGATGGCAGaggttatttctttactgctaTGCATTCGAGAGCCTTTGTACCAGCCCATTGTTGTAAATCTAAGCACAAACAGTACAGTTAcgaaataaatgtgaaatggcCTTGTATAAAATGTGAGCGGTAAATTGATGA
Protein-coding regions in this window:
- the kcng3 gene encoding voltage-gated potassium channel regulatory subunit KCNG3; this encodes MKFGKSICVLNVGGTRYAFTREVIRDFPLRRVSRLHACATEKEVLELCDDYDRDRNEFFFDRHAQAFVFIMLYVRSGKLRFVPGVCELSFYTEMLYWGLESAHLDSCCQKRLDDRMSEIGLDSLSEEELGDSGDESQSPADPGLDTVVTGRGRWLERMRKTFEEPNSSVAAQLLASVSVIFVIVSMIMLCTSTLPDWDTAKRNTVEEHRIVEAVCIGWFTAECLVRFLVARDKWEFLRRPLNIIDVVAITPYYVTMAMAGAGMPGAGLGVAGVTLRVLRVMRVFWLMKLARHFLGLQTLGLTLRRCYREMVMLLVFVCVAMAIYSALAQLLEHGLDLGMRNHDYASIPAAAWWVIISMTTVGYGDVYPVTIGGRVLGGVCVVSGIVLLALPITFIYHSFVQCYHELKMRSARYARSLSVEILQ